In Eleginops maclovinus isolate JMC-PN-2008 ecotype Puerto Natales chromosome 10, JC_Emac_rtc_rv5, whole genome shotgun sequence, the following proteins share a genomic window:
- the LOC134870471 gene encoding neurexophilin-1-like has protein sequence MEMFAPRYFTWILLEGTFGLFVLGQHHDKLSFSKRASSEDPSSQKDSALRTGTLIPNTRLPIIGPLIPHAKQGLLEILGGNSQSHTNPSLNIKLRPIMKVHGASKFSRTFSWGDFYSNIKTVKLNLLIKGKIVDHGNGSLGVYFRHNSTGVGNVSVSLVPPMKEVEFDLERQSVVNPKDSKTFNCRVDYEKTERNKKVMLCNYDPSKTCAQEQTQSHVTWMCSKPFQVICIYVSFYSTDYRLVQKVCPDYSSQNPGAYLPTG, from the exons CCCCACGGTATTTTACTTGGATACTTCTGGAAGGAACCTTTGGTTTG TTTGTTCTTGGGCAACATCACGATAAACTCTCCTTCAGCAAGAGAGCATCATCTGAAGACCCTTCTTCCCAGAAAGACTCGGCGCTCCGAACTGGGACCTTGATTCCTAACACCAGACTCCCCATCATCGGTCCTTTAATTCCCCATGCAAAGCAGGGACTTCTGGAAATACTTGGAGGAaactcacagtcacacacaaacccaTCCTTAAATATAAAGCTCCGACCCATCATGAAAGTCCATGGAGCATCCAAGTTCTCCAGGACGTTCAGCTGGGGGGACTTCTACTCAAACATCAAAACGGTCAAACTGAATCTGCTGATAAAGGGAAAGATTGTGGATCATGGGAACGGCTCTCTAGGTGTCTACTTCCGCCACAACTCCACAGGTGTGGGCAACGTGTCCGTCAGCCTCGTCCCACCAATGAAGGAGGTAGAGTTTGATCTGGAGCGCCAGAGCGTGGTCAACCCTAAAGACTCCAAGACGTTCAACTGCAGGGTGGACTACGAGAAGACGGAGCGCAACAAAAAGGTGATGCTGTGTAACTACGACCCCTCCAAGACCTGTGCTCAGGAGCAGACGCAGAGCCACGTCACCTGGATGTGCTCCAAACCCTTCCAGGTCATCTGCATCTACGTCTCTTTCTACAGCACCGACTACAGACTGGTGCAAAAAGTGTGTCCGGACTACAGCTCCCAGAATCCAGGAGCCTACCTGCCCACAGGTTAG